Proteins from one Mycteria americana isolate JAX WOST 10 ecotype Jacksonville Zoo and Gardens chromosome 1, USCA_MyAme_1.0, whole genome shotgun sequence genomic window:
- the DMC1 gene encoding meiotic recombination protein DMC1/LIM15 homolog, whose amino-acid sequence MMKAMEDQVVQEEPGYQDDEESFFQDIDLLQKHGINVADIKKLKSVGICTIKGIQMTTRRALCNVKGLSEAKVDKIKEAANKLIEPGFLTAFEYSEKRKMVFHITTGSQEFDKLLGGGIESMAITEAFGEFRTGKTQLSHTLCVTAQLPGQNGYTGGKLIFIDTENTFRPDRLRDIADRFNVDHDAVLDNVLYARAYTSEHQMELLDYVAAKFHEEAGIFKLLIIDSIMALFRVDFSGRGELAERQQKLAQMLSRLQKISEEYNVAVFVTNQMTADPGATMTFQADPKKPIGGHILAHASTTRISLRKGRGELRIAKIYDSPEMPENEATFAITAGGIGDAKE is encoded by the exons ATGATGAAGGCCATGGAGGATCAAGTTGTCCAAGAAGAACCAGGATACCAGGATGATGAG gaatCCTTTTTTCAGGATATTGACCTGCTACAGAAGCATGGAATT AACGTAGCAGATATTAAAAAACTGAAGTCAGTTGGGATCTGCACGATCAAAGGAATCCAGATGACTACAAGACGGGCACTGTGCAATGTAAAAGGACTTTCAGAGGCCAAAGTGGACAAGATTAAAGAAGCTGCAAACAAGCTTATT GAACCAGGCTTCCTGACCGCCTTCGAGTACAGTGAAAAACGGAAGATGGTATTTCATATTACTACTGGCAGCCAGGAATTTGA tAAACTTCTGGGTGGTGGGATTGAAAGCATGGCAATCACTGAGGCCTTTGGAG aGTTCCGGACAGGCAAAACCCAGCTATCTCACACCCTTTGTG TGACAGCTCAGCTTCCAGGACAAAATGGCTACACAGGTGGAAAGCTTATCTTCATAGATACTGAAAACACTTT CCGACCAGATCGTCTTCGTGACATTGCTGATCGCTTCAACGTTGACCACGATGCAGTGCTTGACAACGTGCTGTACGCACGTGCATATACTA GTGAACATCAGATGGAATTGCTTGACTATGTAGCAGCCAAGTTCCATGAGGAAGCTGGTATCTTCAAGCTGTTG ATCATTGACTCCATAATGGCACTTTTCCGTGTGGATTTCAGTGGTCGTGGAGAGTTGGCTGAACGACAACAGAAACTGGCTCAGATGCTGTCAAGGCTCCAAAAAATATCAGAAG AATATAATGTGGCCGTGTTTGTGACCAACCAGATGACTGCTGATCCAGGAGCAACTATGAC CTTTCAGGCGGACCCAAAAAAGCCCATTGGGGGCCACATCCTTGCTCATGCTTCGACTACCAGGATTAGcttgaggaaagggagaggggagctgcGTATTGCAAAGATATACGACAG ccctgAGATGCCTGAAAATGAAGCCACGTTTGCAATAACCGCTGGAGGGATTGGGGATGCCAAGGAATAG